The window GCCATCGTTATATGTATACGGATATGTGATTAGGTGAACAAAAGGagtaaaatcattcaaaatgttttaaaaatcactcTTGTTCACTTggacaaaaaatcaaattattgtttttctaaattttgtcaTTTGATGTAATTACTCTAAAACTAGTACGTAGAAATTCAAATGCTTGGtaactaaaattcaaaagtaatataaaacTACTATTTCAcctcaaatttatttatttatttgggaTGTTACATTTGGACAAGACAATAAGAGAATAAGTTAGTTGGTCCATTTAAGATATTCAGGGTCccaattatatattgaaaatacatATTAGAGTAGATATTATcattattcttttatatttgcttgcatatatatgataaaacatataacatgcTATTGTTTTATCGAGATCCTTTGTTCATTTATTATTAGCAACTGCGATAATGACATAATATAGTAtgtattatatttcttttcaatatattttagcttgcgagagaaaataaaaataaaaattatcttaaTTTCATTTACGGTTTGAACCAACTACACATTATTCACATCATTAGTACATTAGTGTCCGTTGCACTTGCgcactagaaaaaaaaaaatgttctttaaaaacaaaacaaaacttcaaaaatCTGTATtggaaaattaaacaaattccttttatatacaaataaataacaGAGTCAATCGATTTAGTTGccacagacaaaaaaaaaaagagagagttaatCCATTGATAGAatggttaagaaaaaaataaactaaagaatATAAGCAGAATTACCAATTATAGTATTAAAAATTAGAATacgttaaaaaaataaaagattatgtgatcatatcaaaattttagaatCATCCAGTAACTAATTTcatcttatatattttagttgaGACAAACCATGAATGCATATATAGTAATAATGTTCTTCAaccatatattatttaattccatttaataaaacattacagactttaattacaaaaaacgtattattataattattggaaaaaaatactctattatgaaacggagggagtataattttGCAATTTTTCCCTCtcgtaataaaaaaaaaataaagaaaaagtcCCTTTTGTTACTCTCTACTAACTAGAACGAACGAATGAACGTCATCTCCTAAAAGCCTCTCTCTACCTGTTCGATTCTCATAAATCTTCTCCGGCGACTTCTACATCGACGGAGCTTGACAATGTCTCTAAATCCTGCTTCCTACTACCAGGtccttccctctctctctctctctctctctctctatcttttctcACTGAGTAAATCAGAAAAAAGGTCTTAGCTAGTTTAAAAGTTCCGATCTCACTTTCCGATGCTTCCTTGTTCTTACTTTGAACCGAACCTGATCTCTGTTATGTTTTCACGAGCTCGTTGTTTGCAATCAATTTCATGAATTATTTCGAAATCTGTGGTAAAATGCAGATTCGGTGAGACGTCTAAGGATTTCGAAGAGTCGATCTCTGATGCTATTAATGAGGAGAAGCTTTCACTCATGTTAGTGCTGCTACTGAATCTATGAAAAAACTCGTTGCTCCGGAGATGTCGAAAGAGGTTGTTGAAGATGATAGACAGAGTTCTAATAATAATGTGGTTGCTAAATTAATGGGTCTAGACACTGCTCCTCCACCACGGAGCAGATCCAGATGCTCGTCTTCGTTGACTTGTGTGGGTACTAGTCACGAAGCTCTAAAGTTTCATAAACATCAAAGAGAAGATGACAAGGCTAACCTCCTTTCAAGAAGTGTGAGTGATAAGCAGATGGATCTTGTTCGTCGAAAGTTCATGGAAGCGAGACACTTTGTTACAGATGACAAGAACCCTCACAGGTCCAAGGAGTTTCAAGAAGCACTCCAAGTTTTGAGTTCCAACAAAGATCTGTTCGTTAAGTTTCTCCAGGAATCAAATTCTTTGCTATCTCAGCATCTTTCTGACTTCCAGCCTGTTTCTTCTCATCCAGAGGCTAAGCGCATTACGGTATTGAGACCTTCCAAGGCTGTTGCTGCTCAGAAATGTGTGGTTGAAGATAGTAAGGAAACTGGATGGATCGATGATGCGCGGCCAACTCGAATAGTTGTCTTGAAGCCTAGTCCTGGGAAGGCTCTAGATATAAAGGCTATTGCTTCACCACATCCTTATCTTGACGAGGCTGGAGATGCTGAGACTAGACAAGTGGCAAAGGACATTACACGTCAAATACGCAAAACTTTTGGGGGTCACTGCAGGAGCGAGactctttcttcgtcttcttctgtCTTGTCCAATGGCTATAACGGTGATGACTGTTCGTTACAAAGGTCAAAAAACGAATATCCAGTGGGAAACATTAGCATCTCTGAGATCATGTCACCATCCTCTAGGCATTCATGGGACTGTGCAAACAGGTTTGAGAgtcctttctcttcctcttcattcaACCGAGTCTCGTGTTCTCCAGACTCATCTGTCTACAGAGAGGCAAAGAAACGTCTCTCTGAGAGATGGGCAATGATGTCACTAAACGGAGACACACAAAACTTACCAAAGGCCTCAACGGCCTTGGGCGAAATGCTTGCACTTTCAGAGACCAAGATACCTATCGGATCCAATGAAACAAGACGATCAGTTTCATGCATAGGTGATGGTTTAGATCAAGTAGAAAGCACAAGTGATTCTCTGAATACCCTTGAAAGGTCAAAATCAGTCCCTGAAGTTAGGCTCAATGGTGAAACCTCAAAAGCACAAGCTCACCGAGAGCTTACTGAGTCAAGAAGCTTAAAGTCATCATGGAAAgtttcaagcttcttcttcttccgtaaTAAGAAATCAAACAAGGAGAAGAGAGGTGCACCATCTCAGTTAGCTATACACCGtgaagcatttcaacaacaaagCATATTTACAACTGAGGTAAATCACAATCTAATACTAGTTGTGAGTTTTAGTACATGCTCGGAAACCATTCTTGTTTTAATCATCTGCCATTCATTTGTTTGCAGGGAGAAGTGGCAAATGAAAACCAGGACCAGCCGAGTCCAGTTTCGGTTCTACAGCTCGATTTCGGAGAGGAATGTTCTGGATCAGCAAAGCCATGGACCACTGAAGGTTAGTTTTAGCTCTCTCGTGTTGAACTTTACAAGAGTTTATCAACTGTAACACTTGTACTGTCACATTTCACAGGAGAAGAAGTGTCTCTTAAATCTAATCTGATTGACAAATCACCTACAATTGGATCAATTGCTCGGGTTCTCTCATGGGAGGATGAGTCATATACAGACGCAACTAAACCCGCAATGGGAATCGAGGAAGATGAAGACTGGTATGGCTTCATCAAAGCGATCTTAATAGCGTCTGGTTTCAGCGGTAGTGACTCGCTTATGGCCCGGTGGCACTCACCAGATAGCCCTTTAGACCCATCATTAAAAGACAAAATTGCCAACAAGGAACTCATCAAACGCAGGAAACAAAGATCAAACCGCAAACTCGTTTTTGACTGCGTTAATGACATCATAACAGAGACAACATTAACACTTGCAAGCACCGGCTTGACCAAGGGATTTGACATGGTGGAGCATGTTTGGACAGAGTTACAGGACTGGGCATCGAGTGATGAGTTTTTCGGAAAGATGTGGAGTCAGCAAGTGGAAATGAACAACTTGGGGGCGGAAATTGAAGTGATGTTGCTGCAAGAGCTTGTTGAAGAGGCAGTCTTTGATCTTACTCGATGaaacaatgtatatatatacattgatatAAGCTTTTGtaatgaaacatatatatagatgatataaTTGAAGTATAAGTTTAACATATAGATACAGTTACAATAATCTGTTTCTGATGcccaattcaaattttaatttttgctttTTCATTGTCCTATAAATGGAATCGAAAACAGCAAAAACAATGGTAAAAACCTCATAGTGGAAATGCTATTTCTTAACTGTTTCATAGGATTTTGTTTGTACAAGCAAACACACAAATGAAGATGTTATACTGTTGAGTAAACACAATAGGTACCGTTTTGAGCAAATGTTTTTTGCACACTGGAGaaaaaacatagagaaaaaAAGCTTCAGAGAGACCATATGGACACATGCAGTTTCAGAAACAGGTTTATTTGGCTTCATCAGCCTTTCGGGTTCACCGCCGCTTGACTCTGGTTCAAACCATACTGCCAAGAGAAAAANNNNNNNNNNNNNNNNNNNNNNNNNNNNNNNNNNNNNNNNNNNNNNNNNNNNNNNNNNNNNNNNNNNNNNNNNNNNNNNNNNNNNNNNNNNNNNNNNNNNNNNNNNNNNNNNNNNNNNNNNNNNNNNNNNNNNNNNNNNNNNNNNNNNNNNNNNNNNNNNNNNNNNNNNNNNNNNNNNNNNNNNNNNNNNNNNNNNNNNNNNNNNNNNNNNNNNNNNNNNNNNNNNNNNNNNNNNNNNNNNNNNNNNNNNNNNNNNNNNNNNNNNNNNNNNNNNNNNNNNNNNNNNNNNNNNNNNNNNNNNNNNNNNNNNNNNNNNNNNNNNNNNNNNNNNNNNNNNNNNNNNNNNNNNNNNNNNNNNNNNNNNNNNNNNNNNNNNNNNNNNNNNNNNNNNNNNNNNNNNNNNNNNNNNNNNNNNNNNNNNNNNNNNNNNNNNNNNNNNNNNNNNNNNNNNNNNNNNNNNNNN is drawn from Camelina sativa cultivar DH55 chromosome 1, Cs, whole genome shotgun sequence and contains these coding sequences:
- the LOC104701996 gene encoding uncharacterized protein LOC104701996, which gives rise to MNYFEICGEAFTHVSAATESMKKLVAPEMSKEVVEDDRQSSNNNVVAKLMGLDTAPPPRSRSRCSSSLTCVGTSHEALKFHKHQREDDKANLLSRSVSDKQMDLVRRKFMEARHFVTDDKNPHRSKEFQEALQVLSSNKDLFVKFLQESNSLLSQHLSDFQPVSSHPEAKRITVLRPSKAVAAQKCVVEDSKETGWIDDARPTRIVVLKPSPGKALDIKAIASPHPYLDEAGDAETRQVAKDITRQIRKTFGGHCRSETLSSSSSVLSNGYNGDDCSLQRSKNEYPVGNISISEIMSPSSRHSWDCANRFESPFSSSSFNRVSCSPDSSVYREAKKRLSERWAMMSLNGDTQNLPKASTALGEMLALSETKIPIGSNETRRSVSCIGDGLDQVESTSDSLNTLERSKSVPEVRLNGETSKAQAHRELTESRSLKSSWKVSSFFFFRNKKSNKEKRGAPSQLAIHREAFQQQSIFTTEGEVANENQDQPSPVSVLQLDFGEECSGSAKPWTTEGEEVSLKSNLIDKSPTIGSIARVLSWEDESYTDATKPAMGIEEDEDWYGFIKAILIASGFSGSDSLMARWHSPDSPLDPSLKDKIANKELIKRRKQRSNRKLVFDCVNDIITETTLTLASTGLTKGFDMVEHVWTELQDWASSDEFFGKMWSQQVEMNNLGAEIEVMLLQELVEEAVFDLTR